The following are from one region of the Rhizobium sullae genome:
- a CDS encoding aldose epimerase family protein, whose product MSEKLEREVFGTAKDGKTVYRVEIKGGGLTAKIMTWGAVIQDLRLDGHDAPLLLGFEDFASYPAHSAYFGATPGRCANRIGDGKFMLDGKAYQLELNEKGVSHLHGGSDNIAKRNWTIVEHEVDRVVLKIVDPDGRAGYPGNCTVQATYRVHGNGEFSVLYETTTDQPTLANVCQHAYFNLDGRENALGHDIMIAADHYLPTNDKQIPTGEVRPVEGTVFDFREMAPMKRLEGGEQALYDHNFCLSTERMAKRSVVLARSVNSGVSLEVRTTEPGVQFYAGFKLDVAVPGIGGRKYGPFAGFCLETQVWPDAINHEGFPNAVLRPGDVLRQETDYIFTKS is encoded by the coding sequence ATGTCAGAAAAGCTCGAACGGGAAGTTTTCGGAACGGCGAAGGACGGCAAAACCGTCTATCGCGTCGAGATCAAGGGCGGTGGTCTCACCGCCAAGATCATGACTTGGGGTGCGGTCATACAGGATCTCCGGCTCGATGGGCATGATGCCCCTCTCCTGCTCGGCTTCGAGGACTTTGCCAGCTATCCGGCCCATTCCGCCTATTTCGGCGCGACGCCCGGCCGCTGCGCCAACCGCATCGGCGATGGCAAATTCATGCTCGATGGCAAGGCCTATCAGCTCGAACTCAACGAAAAGGGCGTTTCGCATCTGCATGGCGGAAGCGACAATATCGCCAAGCGCAACTGGACGATCGTCGAGCATGAGGTCGATCGCGTCGTGCTGAAGATTGTCGACCCGGACGGCCGCGCCGGCTATCCGGGCAATTGCACGGTCCAAGCGACTTACCGGGTCCATGGCAATGGCGAGTTCTCGGTTCTCTATGAAACGACCACCGACCAGCCGACGCTCGCCAATGTCTGCCAGCATGCCTATTTCAACCTCGACGGCCGCGAGAATGCGCTCGGCCACGACATCATGATCGCTGCCGATCATTATCTACCGACCAATGACAAGCAGATTCCGACCGGCGAGGTCCGTCCCGTCGAAGGCACGGTGTTCGATTTCCGCGAAATGGCGCCGATGAAGCGGCTCGAAGGTGGAGAGCAGGCGCTTTACGATCATAATTTCTGCCTTTCGACGGAACGCATGGCAAAGCGCTCCGTCGTACTGGCACGCAGCGTCAATTCAGGTGTCTCGCTGGAGGTTCGGACTACTGAACCGGGAGTGCAGTTCTATGCCGGCTTCAAGCTCGACGTTGCGGTACCGGGCATCGGCGGCCGGAAATACGGGCCCTTTGCCGGTTTCTGCCTTGAAACGCAGGTCTGGCCGGATGCAATCAACCACGAAGGCTTCCCGAATGCGGTGCTGCGCCCAGGCGACGTGCTGCGGCAGGAGACGGACTACATCTTCACGAAGAGCTGA
- a CDS encoding thiamine diphosphokinase, with protein MPMSQSIFTILLGGELSPTERLRSAISGSRFIAADGGMRHAAALGVVPELWVGDFDSTPPDLEGTFPDVPKQPYPAAKAATDGEIAVAEAIARGARRLVLAGALSGERSDHALQHLLYAVSLAEEGFDILLTSGTEEAVPLLAGSIVLDLPKNSLFSVSGFSELHGLFIENARYPLADFHLPFGSSRTISNVAEGKVRFTLGSGRAIILARPYDLSGV; from the coding sequence ATGCCCATGAGCCAATCCATCTTCACGATCCTGCTCGGCGGCGAACTCAGCCCGACCGAACGTCTGCGTTCTGCAATCTCGGGCAGCCGCTTCATCGCGGCCGACGGCGGCATGCGGCATGCGGCAGCACTCGGCGTGGTTCCGGAGCTTTGGGTCGGGGATTTTGATTCGACGCCGCCGGATCTGGAAGGCACGTTTCCGGACGTCCCGAAACAGCCCTACCCCGCCGCCAAGGCCGCAACGGACGGCGAAATCGCCGTGGCAGAGGCAATTGCCCGCGGTGCACGGCGCCTGGTCCTTGCCGGCGCGCTCAGTGGCGAGCGCTCGGACCATGCGCTGCAGCACCTGCTCTATGCCGTCAGCCTCGCCGAAGAGGGTTTTGACATTCTGCTCACCTCCGGAACGGAGGAGGCCGTGCCGCTTCTCGCCGGTTCGATCGTGCTCGACTTGCCGAAGAACAGTTTGTTTTCGGTGTCCGGCTTCAGCGAGCTGCATGGTCTTTTCATCGAGAATGCACGCTACCCGCTCGCCGATTTTCATTTGCCCTTCGGCTCCTCGCGCACCATTTCCAACGTTGCGGAAGGCAAGGTTCGCTTCACGCTCGGCAGCGGCCGGGCGATCATCCTTGCCCGTCCCTATGATCTTTCCGGAGTCTGA
- the metA gene encoding homoserine O-acetyltransferase MetA yields the protein MPIKIPDTLPAFETLVHEGVRVMTETAAIRQDIRPLQIGLLNLMPNKIKTELQMARLVGASPLQVELSLVRIGNHRAKNTSEDHLLAFYQTWEEVKHRKFDGFIITGAPIEALPYEDVTYWKEMEQIFDWTETNVHSSMNVCWGAMAAIYHFHKVPKYELKEKAFGVYRHKNLKPSSVYLNGFSDNFEVPVSRWTEVRRADIEKSANLEILMESDEMGVCLAHEEKGKRLYMFNHVEYDSTSLSDEYFRDVNAGVPIKMPHNYFPHNDPSLAPQNRWRSHAHLLFGNWINEIYQTTPYNLDEIGTKI from the coding sequence ATGCCTATCAAGATCCCCGATACCCTGCCCGCTTTCGAAACTCTCGTTCATGAGGGCGTGCGAGTGATGACCGAAACGGCGGCGATCCGTCAGGATATCCGCCCTTTGCAGATCGGGCTTCTCAATCTCATGCCGAACAAGATCAAGACGGAGTTGCAGATGGCACGCCTCGTGGGCGCTTCGCCGCTGCAGGTGGAGCTCTCGCTGGTCCGCATTGGAAACCATAGGGCCAAGAATACGTCCGAAGATCATTTGCTTGCCTTCTACCAGACCTGGGAAGAGGTAAAGCATCGCAAGTTCGACGGCTTCATTATCACCGGCGCACCGATCGAGGCTCTGCCTTACGAGGACGTGACCTATTGGAAAGAAATGGAGCAGATCTTCGATTGGACCGAGACGAACGTTCATTCGAGCATGAATGTTTGCTGGGGCGCAATGGCGGCGATCTACCATTTCCACAAGGTCCCGAAATACGAGCTCAAGGAAAAGGCCTTCGGCGTCTATCGTCACAAGAACCTCAAGCCCTCATCTGTCTACCTCAACGGCTTTTCCGATAATTTCGAGGTGCCGGTTTCACGCTGGACCGAGGTCCGGCGCGCCGATATCGAAAAATCCGCAAACCTCGAAATCCTCATGGAATCCGATGAGATGGGCGTGTGTCTCGCGCACGAGGAAAAAGGCAAGCGGCTCTACATGTTCAACCATGTGGAATACGACTCCACATCGCTTTCGGACGAATATTTCCGCGACGTGAATGCCGGGGTGCCGATCAAGATGCCGCACAATTATTTCCCGCATAACGATCCGTCGCTCGCACCCCAGAACCGCTGGCGCAGCCACGCGCATCTGCTCTTCGGCAACTGGATCAACGAGATTTACCAGACGACGCCTTATAATCTCGACGAAATCGGCACAAAAATCTGA
- a CDS encoding MarR family winged helix-turn-helix transcriptional regulator translates to MSKTASKPDESDATSLDVDGVPRIGRSMTRMRLMTGRRLIGRLAIQSVAPGLELSHLDVLDAIRRAQPAGEVTVGAIAEMLRIDPSRASRVVADMVGRDVLRREASQADARRIIVVMTPLGQRLLSEIKAQKLSIVSEIVADWPKEDVDAFAALFERFIGGYEKVFLSRDKDMPG, encoded by the coding sequence ATGAGCAAAACCGCGTCCAAACCTGATGAATCCGACGCCACGTCTCTTGATGTGGACGGCGTTCCCCGCATTGGCCGGAGCATGACCCGCATGCGCCTGATGACCGGCCGCCGGCTGATTGGGCGGCTGGCGATCCAGAGTGTGGCGCCGGGTCTCGAGCTCTCCCATCTCGATGTTTTGGATGCGATCCGCAGGGCCCAGCCGGCCGGCGAAGTCACAGTTGGCGCGATCGCCGAGATGCTGCGCATCGACCCATCTCGCGCAAGCCGCGTGGTCGCGGATATGGTCGGACGCGACGTGCTTCGCCGCGAGGCATCGCAGGCGGACGCACGGCGCATCATCGTCGTGATGACTCCGCTTGGACAGCGGCTTCTTTCGGAAATCAAGGCGCAGAAGCTGTCGATCGTTTCCGAGATCGTGGCCGATTGGCCGAAAGAGGATGTGGATGCCTTTGCCGCGCTCTTCGAGCGTTTCATCGGCGGCTACGAAAAGGTCTTCCTGTCGCGCGACAAGGATATGCCCGGCTGA
- a CDS encoding ABC transporter ATP-binding protein/permease — MADDVKVRPSIQGQDRVGYDLSLGYRLKLMFAAFWNSKVRSKIVLLALILVAVILATAYGQVILNRWNAPFYDSLQRRDVTEFFHQLEVFALIAGSLLLLNVGQAWLNQMTALYMREGLTRDLVDQWLKRKRALRLASTGLIGVNPDQRLHEDARNLAESTTGLTLGLLQSTILLVSFIGVLWELSSGFVFHFRTYAFAIPGYMVWAAIFYAASASILSQIVGRKLVRLNADRFSKEAELRFSLMHANENMPAITVARGEENERERINGDITSVLAILKRLTMATTNLTWVSAGYGWLVIVIPIIVAAPAYFSGSLTFGELMMSVGAFNQVNTALRWYVANFGPIAEWRATLMRVTDFRHALQGMDEPLNPKNAIAYEDNADTLTLRNVTIAAKLGEEIDECGGFAVRETDVTIRAGEKVMINGDHNVNRKLLFQALAGLWPCGHGKIGLPPAKDILFFPQVAYVPGGTLREALSFPEPATTYNKEDVETALEKAGLGHLVTRLDTRARWDKVLDSDEQKAIGFARLLLVRPRWIIFDEVLEGLELEWQSTLIEVLTMLSGSTMIYIGRSDAYLEAFNPRTLHLHPLAAKIEQPTVPKTGTGTAHAPAPAL, encoded by the coding sequence ATGGCAGACGACGTCAAAGTCAGACCGAGCATTCAAGGACAGGATAGGGTAGGTTACGATCTGAGCCTCGGATATCGCCTGAAGCTGATGTTTGCGGCATTCTGGAATTCGAAGGTCCGCAGCAAGATCGTACTTCTCGCGCTGATTCTAGTTGCTGTGATTCTGGCGACCGCTTATGGCCAGGTTATCTTGAATCGCTGGAATGCGCCGTTCTACGATTCCCTACAACGCCGGGACGTCACCGAATTCTTCCATCAGCTTGAGGTTTTCGCACTGATTGCCGGTTCACTGCTGCTCCTGAACGTCGGCCAGGCGTGGCTCAATCAGATGACCGCGCTTTACATGCGCGAAGGGTTAACCCGCGATCTCGTGGATCAATGGCTGAAGCGCAAGCGTGCGCTGCGCCTCGCTTCAACCGGCCTGATCGGCGTCAATCCGGACCAGCGATTGCATGAAGACGCCCGCAATCTTGCGGAAAGCACGACCGGCCTCACGCTCGGCCTCCTCCAGTCGACGATCCTGCTTGTCAGCTTCATCGGCGTTCTCTGGGAGCTTTCGAGCGGCTTCGTCTTCCATTTCCGCACCTATGCCTTTGCCATCCCAGGATATATGGTCTGGGCCGCGATCTTTTATGCGGCGTCCGCCTCGATTCTCAGCCAGATCGTCGGCCGGAAATTGGTGAGGCTGAACGCCGACCGCTTTTCCAAGGAGGCGGAGCTTCGCTTTTCGCTGATGCATGCCAACGAAAATATGCCAGCGATTACCGTTGCCCGCGGCGAGGAAAACGAACGTGAGCGGATCAATGGAGACATCACCTCGGTACTCGCCATCCTGAAGCGCCTGACGATGGCGACCACCAACCTCACCTGGGTTTCGGCCGGCTACGGCTGGCTGGTCATCGTCATTCCGATCATCGTTGCCGCTCCCGCCTATTTTTCGGGAAGCCTGACCTTCGGTGAACTGATGATGTCCGTCGGCGCCTTCAACCAGGTGAACACCGCACTGCGCTGGTATGTCGCCAATTTTGGTCCGATTGCCGAATGGCGTGCCACGTTGATGCGCGTGACTGATTTCCGCCACGCCTTGCAGGGCATGGACGAGCCGCTCAATCCGAAGAATGCGATCGCCTACGAGGATAACGCGGATACGCTGACCCTCAGGAATGTCACGATCGCAGCCAAGCTCGGCGAGGAGATCGACGAGTGCGGCGGCTTTGCCGTTCGCGAGACGGATGTCACGATCAGGGCTGGCGAGAAGGTCATGATCAATGGCGATCACAATGTTAATCGCAAACTGCTGTTCCAGGCGCTCGCCGGCCTCTGGCCCTGCGGCCACGGCAAGATAGGGCTGCCTCCTGCCAAGGACATTCTCTTCTTTCCGCAGGTAGCCTATGTACCGGGCGGCACGCTACGCGAAGCGCTGTCCTTCCCGGAGCCGGCGACCACCTACAATAAGGAAGATGTTGAAACAGCACTTGAAAAAGCCGGCCTTGGTCACCTCGTCACACGTCTCGATACACGAGCCCGCTGGGACAAGGTGCTGGATTCCGACGAGCAGAAGGCGATCGGCTTTGCCCGCCTGCTGCTCGTTCGCCCGCGCTGGATCATTTTCGATGAAGTGCTGGAAGGGCTTGAACTGGAATGGCAATCAACGCTGATTGAGGTACTAACGATGCTGTCCGGGTCCACCATGATCTATATCGGAAGATCCGACGCTTACCTCGAAGCGTTCAATCCGCGCACCTTGCATTTGCACCCGCTGGCGGCAAAAATCGAGCAACCGACTGTTCCAAAGACCGGGACTGGCACAGCGCATGCACCGGCTCCTGCCCTTTGA
- the thiB gene encoding thiamine ABC transporter substrate binding subunit, with amino-acid sequence MSGRTSIISSLTAAFFAATLGLSAAHAAGKTLTIYTYESFTSEWGPGPKVKEAFEETCGCTVNFVSVADGVALLSRLKLEGSSTKADVVLGIDTSLVTEAKETGLFDASGVDAGALKVPGGFVDDVFVPYDYGHFAIIYDTQTIKNPPQSMKDLVEGDPAQKIVIEDPRTSTPGLGLLLWIKSIYGDKAPEAWARLKNRILTVTPGWSEAYGLFTKGEAPMVLSYTTSPAYHMVVEKTDRYQAAAFSEGHFIQIEVAGLLKNAPTKDLARDFLKFMVTPAFQDTIPTNNWMMPVSATSEPLPDAFNKLVNPAKTFSMSPDDVARNRKAWIDEWLAAMSMN; translated from the coding sequence ATGTCCGGCCGCACATCGATCATCTCTTCGCTGACCGCAGCATTTTTCGCCGCGACGCTTGGCTTGTCTGCCGCGCACGCCGCGGGAAAGACGCTCACCATCTATACTTATGAAAGCTTCACGTCCGAATGGGGACCTGGACCTAAGGTCAAGGAGGCCTTTGAGGAGACCTGCGGCTGCACGGTCAATTTCGTCAGCGTTGCCGATGGCGTCGCACTGCTTTCGCGCTTGAAGCTCGAGGGGAGCTCCACCAAAGCCGACGTCGTCCTCGGCATCGACACGAGCCTTGTCACCGAAGCCAAGGAAACCGGCCTGTTCGACGCAAGCGGCGTCGATGCCGGCGCTCTGAAGGTGCCGGGCGGCTTCGTGGACGATGTCTTCGTTCCCTACGACTACGGCCACTTTGCGATCATCTACGACACACAGACGATCAAGAACCCGCCGCAGAGCATGAAGGATCTGGTCGAGGGCGATCCCGCGCAGAAGATCGTCATCGAGGATCCGCGAACCTCGACGCCCGGTCTCGGCCTGCTGCTCTGGATCAAATCCATTTACGGCGATAAGGCGCCGGAAGCTTGGGCCAGACTCAAGAACCGCATCCTGACGGTCACGCCCGGCTGGTCCGAAGCCTATGGCCTGTTCACCAAGGGTGAGGCACCGATGGTGCTCTCGTACACCACGTCCCCAGCCTACCATATGGTCGTCGAAAAAACTGATCGCTATCAGGCCGCAGCTTTCTCTGAAGGCCATTTTATCCAGATCGAAGTCGCAGGTCTTCTGAAGAATGCTCCGACCAAGGATCTCGCTCGCGACTTCCTGAAATTCATGGTGACACCCGCCTTCCAGGATACCATCCCGACGAACAATTGGATGATGCCCGTTTCTGCAACCTCTGAGCCGCTCCCCGACGCCTTTAACAAGCTCGTCAATCCGGCCAAGACCTTCTCGATGAGCCCTGACGACGTCGCCAGGAACCGCAAGGCCTGGATCGACGAGTGGCTCGCAGCGATGAGCATGAACTGA
- a CDS encoding MDR family MFS transporter, which translates to MDMQTVPTPLVTDHRRRLILFFFLMTAMFMATLDNQIVSTALPTIVGEFGHLERFGWIGSAYLLSLSAVMPVYGKLGDLFGRKYVMMTSVAIFTIGSAVCGLAVSMNTLIAARILQGLGGGGIMVSIFAVNADLFEPRERARYQSYSSLVLMASSAVGPVLGGMMSDLFGWRSIFLINVPIGFAVLAGLAFMLPYRKPHRRPKIDYAGAALLAMTTTSIVLTADGSQLFGSLVSPLSLSIIGFGAICAIAWVFVERRAPEPILPLPLFRNSTFSLLLVISVMSGGIAIGMVNYFALFLQTTTGLSPSRAGLLFILLTGGLVCGSLSAGRIISKTGRYKPFAVASFSCSAVAFATLSQVHAGTPIAFIGALMMIHGIGIGLAQQVPVIGVQNAAHAGDVGAATGSVTLSRMGGASIAISIYGAIIGSQLAKIGHSIPLVADVEQLTPKMMAALPEASRLAVADAYAAAFMPLFMTSCAIALIGLAAALMLRPVQLPRSREEISPATAAAEAAE; encoded by the coding sequence ATGGATATGCAAACAGTACCCACGCCGCTCGTGACGGATCACCGGCGGCGGCTCATCCTCTTCTTTTTCCTGATGACGGCCATGTTCATGGCGACGCTCGATAATCAGATCGTCTCGACGGCACTTCCAACGATCGTCGGCGAGTTCGGTCATTTGGAGCGCTTCGGATGGATCGGCTCGGCCTATTTGCTGTCGCTCAGCGCCGTCATGCCGGTCTACGGCAAGCTCGGCGATCTGTTTGGCCGCAAATATGTGATGATGACGTCAGTCGCCATATTCACCATCGGCTCGGCCGTATGCGGTTTGGCCGTGTCGATGAATACGCTGATTGCTGCTCGCATTCTGCAGGGACTTGGCGGTGGTGGCATTATGGTTTCAATCTTTGCCGTCAACGCCGATCTCTTCGAACCGCGCGAAAGAGCCCGCTACCAGAGTTACTCCAGCCTCGTCCTTATGGCGTCGAGCGCCGTTGGACCAGTTCTTGGCGGCATGATGAGCGACCTCTTCGGCTGGCGTTCGATCTTTCTCATCAATGTGCCCATCGGCTTTGCCGTGCTCGCGGGCCTTGCCTTCATGCTACCCTACCGCAAGCCGCATCGCCGCCCGAAGATCGACTACGCCGGCGCAGCACTTTTGGCGATGACAACGACGAGCATTGTGTTGACGGCCGATGGCAGCCAACTTTTCGGCTCTCTCGTTTCGCCTCTAAGTCTGAGCATCATCGGCTTCGGCGCCATCTGCGCGATCGCCTGGGTTTTTGTGGAGCGTCGTGCGCCCGAGCCGATCCTGCCGCTGCCGCTCTTTCGCAATTCGACCTTCAGCCTCTTGCTGGTGATCTCCGTCATGAGTGGTGGAATCGCGATCGGCATGGTGAATTATTTTGCGCTGTTTCTGCAGACGACCACGGGCCTTTCGCCATCGCGGGCGGGCTTGCTCTTCATTCTTCTCACGGGCGGGCTGGTTTGCGGTTCGCTTTCCGCCGGGCGGATCATTTCGAAGACAGGACGCTACAAACCCTTCGCAGTTGCAAGCTTCTCGTGCAGTGCGGTCGCCTTCGCCACGCTCTCGCAAGTTCATGCAGGTACCCCGATCGCCTTCATCGGCGCGCTCATGATGATACATGGGATCGGCATCGGTCTCGCTCAGCAGGTGCCGGTGATCGGCGTGCAGAATGCAGCTCATGCCGGTGATGTCGGCGCCGCGACCGGCTCTGTGACCCTTTCGCGAATGGGCGGCGCCTCGATCGCCATTTCGATCTATGGCGCGATTATCGGCTCGCAGCTTGCAAAAATCGGCCACTCCATTCCCCTTGTTGCCGATGTCGAGCAACTGACGCCGAAGATGATGGCTGCCCTTCCCGAAGCAAGCCGCCTGGCTGTCGCCGATGCTTATGCCGCAGCCTTCATGCCGCTCTTCATGACCTCCTGCGCCATTGCCCTGATAGGGCTTGCAGCGGCACTCATGCTGAGGCCGGTTCAGCTCCCTCGATCGCGTGAAGAGATAAGTCCGGCAACAGCGGCCGCCGAAGCTGCCGAATAG
- a CDS encoding ATP-binding cassette domain-containing protein, which translates to MAPPILKLDDIFLNFGGTPLLAGANLQVESGDKICLVGRNGSGKSTLLKIAAGIVEAQSGEVFRHPSSTVRYLEQAPDFAGFKTVQAYAEAGLGPGDDPYRVAYLLSHLGLTGEEDPNNLSGGEARRAALARVLAPEPDILLLDEPTNHLDLPTIEWLEGELQKSRSALVLISHDRRFLEKVSTATVWLDRGTSRRLDRGFAHFEAWRDQVLEAEELEQHKLGKAIEREEHWLRYGVTARRKRNMRRLGELQTMRSQYRGHKGPQGTVQAAVSDAQESGKLVIEAEKITKTFGHRLIVAPFSIRVHRGDCIGLVGPNGAGKTTLLKMLTGQLAPDSGTVKLGTNLEIATLDQKRDDIDPENTLANYLTDGRGESLLVNGEQRHVTGYMKEFLFQPEQARTPIKNLSGGERARLMLARILSRPTNLLILDEPTNDLDLETLDLLQEIVAGFPGTVIVVSHDRDFLDRTVTSTIAPTVPDAPDGRWIEYAGGYSDMLAQRKGAMEERRRAEKAAEKPRAEPTTPAADASKGKVKLSYKQKFALENLPKEIAKAEAEIAKREEKMADPNLFSKDPATFNRFAAEMEKLRDSLTTMEEEWLELEMLREELEG; encoded by the coding sequence TTGGCCCCTCCCATCCTGAAACTCGATGATATCTTCCTGAACTTCGGCGGCACGCCTCTCTTGGCCGGCGCGAACCTGCAAGTCGAGTCCGGCGACAAGATCTGTCTGGTCGGCCGCAACGGTTCGGGCAAATCGACCCTTCTGAAGATCGCGGCCGGGATCGTTGAAGCGCAATCGGGCGAGGTTTTCCGCCATCCGTCCTCGACGGTGCGCTATCTGGAGCAGGCTCCGGATTTTGCGGGGTTCAAGACCGTGCAAGCTTATGCGGAAGCCGGTCTCGGACCGGGCGATGATCCTTATCGCGTGGCCTACCTTCTCTCGCATCTCGGCCTCACCGGCGAAGAGGACCCGAACAACCTCTCTGGCGGCGAAGCGCGACGGGCCGCGCTTGCCCGCGTGCTGGCGCCCGAACCGGATATTCTCCTACTTGATGAGCCGACGAACCATCTCGACCTTCCGACTATCGAATGGCTGGAAGGTGAACTTCAGAAAAGCCGGAGCGCGCTGGTCCTAATTTCCCACGACCGTCGTTTCCTCGAAAAGGTCTCGACCGCGACCGTCTGGCTCGACCGCGGCACGTCGCGGCGGCTCGACCGTGGCTTTGCGCATTTCGAAGCCTGGCGCGATCAAGTGCTTGAGGCGGAAGAGCTGGAACAACACAAACTTGGTAAGGCGATCGAGCGCGAGGAGCATTGGCTGCGTTACGGCGTGACGGCGCGGCGCAAGCGCAATATGCGCCGCCTCGGCGAACTGCAAACCATGCGCTCCCAGTATCGGGGCCACAAGGGGCCACAGGGAACTGTGCAGGCTGCCGTGTCCGACGCGCAGGAATCCGGCAAACTCGTGATCGAAGCAGAGAAGATTACCAAGACCTTCGGCCACCGTTTGATCGTGGCGCCGTTTTCGATCCGCGTCCATCGCGGCGATTGCATCGGCCTGGTCGGGCCAAACGGTGCGGGAAAGACGACGCTTCTGAAGATGCTGACGGGACAGCTCGCGCCGGATAGCGGCACGGTGAAGCTCGGCACCAACCTCGAAATTGCAACACTCGACCAGAAGCGCGACGATATCGATCCAGAGAATACGCTCGCGAACTACCTGACAGACGGGCGCGGCGAGAGCCTGCTGGTGAACGGCGAGCAGCGGCATGTGACCGGTTACATGAAGGAATTCCTCTTTCAGCCGGAACAGGCGCGCACGCCGATCAAGAACTTGTCGGGCGGCGAGCGCGCGCGGCTGATGCTGGCGCGCATCCTCTCTCGGCCGACCAACCTTTTGATCCTCGACGAACCAACCAACGATCTCGATCTCGAGACTCTCGACCTGCTGCAGGAAATCGTGGCCGGGTTCCCCGGCACCGTCATCGTCGTCAGCCACGACCGCGATTTTCTCGACCGTACGGTGACATCGACCATTGCACCCACCGTTCCCGATGCGCCCGATGGGCGCTGGATCGAGTATGCCGGCGGCTATTCCGACATGCTTGCCCAGCGCAAGGGCGCAATGGAGGAGCGAAGGAGGGCCGAAAAGGCCGCGGAAAAGCCGAGAGCTGAGCCCACGACACCTGCAGCAGACGCCTCGAAGGGCAAGGTCAAGCTCTCCTACAAGCAGAAATTCGCCCTCGAAAACCTGCCGAAGGAGATAGCCAAAGCAGAAGCTGAAATCGCAAAGCGCGAAGAAAAGATGGCAGACCCCAATCTATTCAGCAAGGATCCCGCCACCTTCAATCGGTTTGCGGCGGAGATGGAAAAGCTACGCGACAGCCTGACGACAATGGAAGAGGAATGGCTGGAGCTCGAAATGCTGCGCGAAGAGCTGGAAGGCTGA